From the Pseudomonas sp. VD-NE ins genome, the window CAGGCAAACTGGTTGTGGACTTGATCTCCGACAACGCCACGATCGAATTCACTTCCTGAATCCCCGGCACCAGCGACAGCTTCTCGAAAAAAAACCGCTCATACGCCTCAATATCGGCCGCGACGATGCGCAACAGAAAATCCACCGCGCCCATCAGCACATAACACTCCAGCACCTCCGGAAAGCCGCGAATCGCCTCGGTGAACTCGGTGAAGTTCGAACGCCCGTGGGCGTTGAGTTTGATCTCGGCAAAGATCTGCGTATTCAGGCCAATCTTCTTGCGGTCGAGCAAGGTCACCTGGCCGCGAATGATCCCCTCCTCCTTCATCCGCTGAATCCGCCGCCAGCACGGCGATTGCGACAGGCCGACCTGTTCGGCGATCTGCGCGCTCGACAGCGAAGCGTCCTCTTGCAGCAAGGCGAGAATCTTTCGGTCGTAGCTGTCCAGTTCACTATGCATAAAAAAACCTCAAAGGCTTGTTTCCGAGAATTGATCATTTCGATCAATCGCCAATAACGCCGATCATAGCCAAGAAATACCCCGCGTCGAATGTAAAAATTCCTCCAGAGATTTTGGAGACTCGTCATGCCTCACCTTGAAGCCGTCACCACCCCGCCAACCCACGCCGATGTCTGGAACGTCAGCAACAGCCATTGCCTGGCGCAGTATCAGATCCTCGCCGAGGCCGAGCCGGATTTGCTGGTGCGGGTGCTCAACCTGTTCGCGCTACAGTTCCTCACGCCCGAGCAGGTCAACGTGCAGCGCATGGACGATCTGCTGTCGATCGACCTGGTTATGGGCGGGTTGAGCTGGCACCGTGCGCAAGTGATCGCGGAAAAACTTCGTAACCTGATCAGCGTCTGTTCGGTCAATCTGCAAAACGCCGACAGCGCTTGGGATTCCCCCGCGCAAGCCGCTGGCTGACAAATCCGGCAACGCCTTCGTCGGGTAGTGGCCCAACGGTCTGCGGGGCCGCGACTATTCTTTTGCGCACTGTCGCTCAAAAGGAAGCCCGCATGTCCGTTCAACTCGCCACTCAGGACCGCTGGCTGGAACTCAATGATGTACTGCGTGAACTGGTCGCCCAAGGCTTTATCGGCCAGGACGCGGCGGAGCAGGCGCTGAACGCCCGTCGCCGTCACGCCGCCCACGGCCAGATGCATCCACTGGAGTTCATCGCCAGTCAGCAACTCGACGACCTTAGCCGTCCAGGCAAACACCTCGACCTGGAAAGCCTGACCCTGTGGCTGGCGCAACAGGCCGGTCAGCCGTATCTGCGTATCGACCCGCTGAAAATCAACGTCGCCGCGATCACACCGTTGATGTCCTACGCCTTCGCACAACGGCACAAGATTCTCGCCGTGGCGGTCGACCGCGACTCGGTCACCGTTGCCAGCGCCCAGCCATATGTCATCGGCTGGGAGGCCGATCTCACCCACGTATTGAAGCTGCCGATCAAACGGGTGGTGGCCAACCCGGCAGATATCCAGCGCTTCAGCGTCGAGTTCTTCCGCCTGGCCAAATCGGTCAGCGGCGCCAGCAATGCCGATCAGCAGAGCGGCAATCTCGGCAACTTCGAACAACTGCTCAACCTCGGCGCCAGCGATCAGGAGCCGGACGCCAACGACGCGCACATCGTCAACATCGTCGACTGGCTGTTCCAGTACGCCTTCCAGCAGCGCGCCAGTGATATCCATATCGAACCGCGCCGCGAGCAAGGCACCGTGCGTTTTCGCATCGACGGCGTGCTGCACAACGTCTACCAATTTCCGCCGCAGGTGACCATGGCGATTGTCAGTCGCCTGAAAAGCCTCGGACGGATGAACGTCGCCGAAAAGCGCAAACCCCAGGACGGCCGGGTCAAGACCAAGACCCCGGACGGCGGCGAAGTGGAGCTGCGGCTTTCGACCCTGCCTACAGCGTTCGGCGAAAAAATGGTCATGCGGATTTTCGACCCGGAAGTGCTGCTCAAGGATTTCGACCAGTTGGGTTTCAGCGCCGACGACCTGCGCCGCTGGCAGGACATGACCCGTCAGCCCAACGGCATCATTCTGGTCACCGGGCCGACCGGTTCAGGCAAGACCACTACGCTCTACACCACGCTGAAAAAACTGGCGACGCCGGAGGTCAACCTCTGCACCATCGAAGACCCGATCGAAATGGTCGAGCCGGCGTTCAACCAGATGCAGGTGCAGCACAACATCGACCTGAGCTTCGCCGCCGGGGTGCGCGCACTGATGCGGCAGGACCCGGACATCATCATGATCGGCGAGATCCGCGACCTCGAAACCGCCGAAATGGCGATTCAGGCGGCGCTCACCGGGCACTTGGTGTTGTCGACACTGCACACCAACGACGCCCCCAGCGCGATCAGCCGTTTGCTCGAACTCGGCGTGCCGCACTACCTGATCAAAGCCACCGTGCTCGGGGTCATGGCCCAGCGTTTGGTGCGCACCTTGTGCCCGCATTGCAAGGCGCCGCTGACGCTCGAAGACGAAGACTGGCAAACCCTGACCCGCCCGTGGCAAGCGCCGTTGCCGAGCAACGCGCAACGCGCCATCGGTTGCGTGGAATGCCGCGACACCGGCTATCGCGGCCGCGCCGGGGTCTACGAGATCATGCAACTGAGCGACAGCCTCAAGGCGTTCATCACCCCGGACACCGACCTCACGGCTATCCGTCGCCAGGCGTTCAAGGAAGGCATGCGCAGTTTGCGATTGTCCGGCGCGCAGAAAGTTGCGGCGGGGCTGACGACGGTGGAAGAAGTGCTGCGCGTGACGCCGCAAAGCGAGCAGAAATGAGCCGCCACGGAACCGGATCGGGGAAATGGCGATCCAAGGCCCTAGTTAACCCCCAGGAGTCACCTCATCATGCGTCTCAAACTTGCTGTTGCCACACTGGCCTTGCTGTCCCTTCCCGTTGGTTCGGCCATGGCGGACAGCTTTTGGCGTAACGTCATCTCGTCCGGTGCCACCACCGGTTCGACCTATCTGACCTTCAAGGATCACAAACTGATCATCGCCGCGCAGGACGATGCCGGCAGCTTCGTTGCCAGTGACGGTGGCATTCGCGGGCCGTATCTGGAAGCCGCGATGCAGAAAGTCCGCGCCGACAATCCGGGCCTGCAGGCGTCGGACATGGAACTGGCGAACGCGATTCTGGCGAAGAACGCGGTGGCTTCCGAGTAGCTCAAAAGCAAAAGATCGCAGCCTGCGGCAGCTCCTACATGTGAATGCGTTCCCATGTAGGAGCTGCCGCAGGCTGCGATCTTTTGATCTTCAGCGGTAATCGTCCACCGGGACGCACGCGCAGAACAGGTTACGGTCGCCGTAGACGTTATCCACCCGATTCACCGCCGGCCAATACTTGTGCGCTTTGGTGTGCGCATCCGGGGTGATGCCCTGCTCGAGGCTGTACGGCCGCTCCCAAACCCCGGTGACATCCGCCAAGGTATGCGGCGCCCGTTTCAGTGGATTGTCTTCCGCCGGCCAGTTGCCGTTCTGCACTTCGGTGATTTCTGCGCGAATACTCAGCATCGCGCCGATAAAGCGATCCAGTTCAGCTTTGGATTCACTCTCGGTCGGCTCGACCATCAAGGTTCCCGGCACCGGGAACGACATGGTCGGCGCATGGAAGCCGTAATCCATCAGGCGCTTGGCGACGTCCTCTTCGCTGATCCCGGTCTGTGCCTTCAACGGTCGAAGATCGAGAATGCATTCGTGAGCCACGCGACCGTTGCGCCCGGTGTACAGCACCGGGAACGCGCCGGACAAATGCTGCGCCAGGTAATTCGCCGCCAGAATCGCCACCTCGCTGGCGTCCGCCAGTTGCGGGCCCATCATGGCGATGTACATCCAGCTGATCGGCAAAATGCTCGCACTGCCCCAAGGCGCCGCGCTGACCGCGCCGTTCTGCGCCAGCGGCCCTTCAATTGGCACCACCGGGTGATTGGCGACAAACGCCGCCAGATGCGCGCGAATACCGATCGGCCCCATGCCCGGCCCACCGCCGCCATGGGGAATGCAGAAAGTCTTGTGCAGGTTCATGTGCGACACGTCGGCACCAATGTCCGCCGGCCGCGCCAGCCCGACCTGCGCATTGAGGTTGGCGCCGTCCATGTACACCTGACCGCCGTGCTTGTGGATAACTTCACAGATCTCGCTGATGCCCTCCTCGTACACACCATGGGTCGACGGATAGGTCGCCATCAGGCACGACAACTTATCCCCAGCCTCGGCGGCTTTCGCTTTCAAATCCTCCAGATCGACGTTGCCCGCCTCATCGCACTCGACGATGACCACGCGCATGCCGGCCATCTGCGCCGACGCCGGGTTGGTGCCATGGGCCGAAGACGGAATCAGGCAGATATCCCGCGCGCCCTGCTGCCGGCTCTCGTGATATTTGCGGATCGCCAGTAGCCCTGCGTATTCGCCCTGCGCGCCGGAGTTGGGCTGCATGCAGATTGCGTCGAACCCGGTGATCGCGCACAACCAGCGCTGCAGTTCTTCGATCATCAAGGTGTAACCGACCGCCTGCTCCCTCGGTACAAAGGGATGCAGGTTGGCAAACTGCGGCCAGGTGATCGGGATCATTTCGCTGGTGGCGTTGAGTTTCATCGTGCACGAGCCCAGCGGGATCATCGACTGGTTGAGCGCCAGATCCTTGTTCTCCAGTTGTTTGAGGTAACGCAGCATCTCGGTTTCGCTGTGATGGGCGTTGAACACCGGGTGGCGCAGGTAAGGTGTGTTGCGCTGGAGGTTGTCGGGGATGCCCGAACTCAGGGGTTCCGCATCAAGTTCATCGACGTTCAACCCATGATCGGCGCCGAGCAGGACATCGAAAAGCTTGGCCACGGTGCTCTCATCGCAGGTCTCATCGAGGCTCAGCCCCACTCGACCGCGCCCGAGTATTCTCAGATTGATCTGTGCGGCTCGAGCGCTTTCGATGATCGCCGTCTGCGCACCGCCGACATCCAGCGTCAGGGTGTCGAAGAACTGCGCATTGACCCGACTGATTCCTTTGCGCTCAAGCCCCGCCGCCAGAATGCAGGTCAGCCGATGCACGCGCTGAGCGATGCGTTTCAGCCCTTCCGGTCCGTGATACACCGCGTAGAAACTGGCGATGTTGGCCAACAACACCTGCGCCGTGCAGATGTTCGAGTTGGCTTTCTCGCGGCGGATATGTTGCTCGCGGGTTTGCAACGCCATGCGCAGCGCCACGTTGCCCCGGGCATCTTTCGACACACCGATGATCCGCCCCGGAATCGCCCGTTTGTATTCCTCGCGGCTGGCAAAGAACGCCGCATGGGGGCCGCCATAACCCATCGGTACGCCAAAGCGCTGGGACGAACCGAGCACCACATCAGCGCCCAGTTCACCCGGCGGCGTCAGCAATAACAAACTCAGCAAATCCGTGGCGACGCAGGCCAGCGCCTGTTGTGCATGCAAGTGGTCGATCAATGGCCGCAGATCGCGCACCTCACCGTGGGTGTCCGGGTATTGCAGCAGCGCACCGAAGACCTGGTGCTGTTTCAAGTTATCCACAGTGTCGATGATCAGTTCGAGGCCGAAACCTTCGGCGCGGGTCTGCACCACGGAAATGGTCTGTAGATGGCAGTTCTCGTCGACGAAAAACAGATTGCTCTTCGACTTCGCCACGCGCTTGGCCAGGGCCATGGCTTCGGCAGCCGCCGTGGCCTCATCGAGCAGAGACGCGTTGGCCAGTTCCAGACCTGTCAGGTCGATGGTCAGTTGCTGGAAATTCAACAGTGCTTCGAGCCGGCCCTGCGCGATCTCCGGTTGATACGGCGTGTACGCGGTGTACCAACCGGGATTTTCCAGCACATTGCGCAGGATGACGGTCGGCGTCAGTGTGCCGTTGTAGCCCATGCCGATCAGGCTGGTCCAGACCTGGTTCTGTTCGGCATAACCACGCAGTTTGGCCAGCGC encodes:
- a CDS encoding GspE/PulE family protein → MSVQLATQDRWLELNDVLRELVAQGFIGQDAAEQALNARRRHAAHGQMHPLEFIASQQLDDLSRPGKHLDLESLTLWLAQQAGQPYLRIDPLKINVAAITPLMSYAFAQRHKILAVAVDRDSVTVASAQPYVIGWEADLTHVLKLPIKRVVANPADIQRFSVEFFRLAKSVSGASNADQQSGNLGNFEQLLNLGASDQEPDANDAHIVNIVDWLFQYAFQQRASDIHIEPRREQGTVRFRIDGVLHNVYQFPPQVTMAIVSRLKSLGRMNVAEKRKPQDGRVKTKTPDGGEVELRLSTLPTAFGEKMVMRIFDPEVLLKDFDQLGFSADDLRRWQDMTRQPNGIILVTGPTGSGKTTTLYTTLKKLATPEVNLCTIEDPIEMVEPAFNQMQVQHNIDLSFAAGVRALMRQDPDIIMIGEIRDLETAEMAIQAALTGHLVLSTLHTNDAPSAISRLLELGVPHYLIKATVLGVMAQRLVRTLCPHCKAPLTLEDEDWQTLTRPWQAPLPSNAQRAIGCVECRDTGYRGRAGVYEIMQLSDSLKAFITPDTDLTAIRRQAFKEGMRSLRLSGAQKVAAGLTTVEEVLRVTPQSEQK
- the gcvP gene encoding aminomethyl-transferring glycine dehydrogenase, encoding MSQLPSLSQLRDPDAFLRRHLGPDAAEQQAMLDSLGLGSRVELIEQTVPPGIRFNRALDLPPALDEQAALAKLRGYAEQNQVWTSLIGMGYNGTLTPTVILRNVLENPGWYTAYTPYQPEIAQGRLEALLNFQQLTIDLTGLELANASLLDEATAAAEAMALAKRVAKSKSNLFFVDENCHLQTISVVQTRAEGFGLELIIDTVDNLKQHQVFGALLQYPDTHGEVRDLRPLIDHLHAQQALACVATDLLSLLLLTPPGELGADVVLGSSQRFGVPMGYGGPHAAFFASREEYKRAIPGRIIGVSKDARGNVALRMALQTREQHIRREKANSNICTAQVLLANIASFYAVYHGPEGLKRIAQRVHRLTCILAAGLERKGISRVNAQFFDTLTLDVGGAQTAIIESARAAQINLRILGRGRVGLSLDETCDESTVAKLFDVLLGADHGLNVDELDAEPLSSGIPDNLQRNTPYLRHPVFNAHHSETEMLRYLKQLENKDLALNQSMIPLGSCTMKLNATSEMIPITWPQFANLHPFVPREQAVGYTLMIEELQRWLCAITGFDAICMQPNSGAQGEYAGLLAIRKYHESRQQGARDICLIPSSAHGTNPASAQMAGMRVVIVECDEAGNVDLEDLKAKAAEAGDKLSCLMATYPSTHGVYEEGISEICEVIHKHGGQVYMDGANLNAQVGLARPADIGADVSHMNLHKTFCIPHGGGGPGMGPIGIRAHLAAFVANHPVVPIEGPLAQNGAVSAAPWGSASILPISWMYIAMMGPQLADASEVAILAANYLAQHLSGAFPVLYTGRNGRVAHECILDLRPLKAQTGISEEDVAKRLMDYGFHAPTMSFPVPGTLMVEPTESESKAELDRFIGAMLSIRAEITEVQNGNWPAEDNPLKRAPHTLADVTGVWERPYSLEQGITPDAHTKAHKYWPAVNRVDNVYGDRNLFCACVPVDDYR
- a CDS encoding DUF2388 domain-containing protein, coding for MMRLKLAVATLALLSLPVGSAMADSFWRNVISSGATTGSTYLTFKDHKLIIAAQDDAGSFVASDGGIRGPYLEAAMQKVRADNPGLQASDMELANAILAKNAVASE
- a CDS encoding Lrp/AsnC family transcriptional regulator, coding for MHSELDSYDRKILALLQEDASLSSAQIAEQVGLSQSPCWRRIQRMKEEGIIRGQVTLLDRKKIGLNTQIFAEIKLNAHGRSNFTEFTEAIRGFPEVLECYVLMGAVDFLLRIVAADIEAYERFFFEKLSLVPGIQEVNSIVALSEIKSTTSLPVLR